From a region of the Streptococcus ruminantium genome:
- a CDS encoding O-methyltransferase codes for MVQSYSKNANHNMRRPIVKEEIVEFMRTRQAQNTGFLKELEEFARRENIPVIPHETVAYFRLLMQTLQPKRILEIGTAIGFSALLMAENSPHSQITTIDRNEEMIGFAKENFAKYDSRQQIELLEGEAMDILPNLSDDTYDFVFMDSAKSKYIVFLPEVLKKVKVGGLIVVDDIFQGGDIAKEITEVRRGQRTIYKGLQRLFNATLDNPGLTASLVSMSDGLLMLRKNIDNVVLNIEEF; via the coding sequence ATTCTAAGAACGCAAACCACAACATGCGCCGTCCTATTGTCAAAGAGGAAATTGTGGAATTTATGCGGACACGTCAGGCGCAGAATACAGGATTTTTAAAGGAATTAGAAGAATTTGCACGTAGAGAGAATATCCCGGTCATCCCTCACGAAACAGTTGCCTACTTTCGCTTGCTTATGCAGACCCTGCAACCCAAACGTATTTTAGAAATTGGTACAGCTATCGGTTTTTCAGCCTTGTTAATGGCTGAAAATAGTCCTCACTCACAGATTACGACCATTGATCGCAATGAAGAAATGATTGGGTTTGCCAAGGAAAACTTTGCTAAGTATGACAGCCGGCAACAGATTGAGTTGCTAGAAGGTGAAGCGATGGATATTTTACCAAACCTATCAGATGACACTTATGATTTTGTCTTTATGGATTCTGCTAAATCCAAATACATCGTATTCTTGCCAGAAGTTCTAAAAAAGGTGAAGGTGGGTGGTTTGATTGTAGTGGATGATATTTTCCAAGGAGGAGATATTGCCAAGGAGATAACGGAAGTGCGACGTGGGCAACGGACTATTTATAAAGGCTTGCAGCGCTTGTTCAATGCGACCTTAGATAATCCGGGTTTGACTGCTAGTCTGGTTTCTATGAGTGATGGTCTTCTTATGTTGCGAAAAAATATTGACAATGTTGTTTTAAATATTGAAGAATTTTAA
- a CDS encoding peptidylprolyl isomerase, giving the protein MKKTKKILAGAATLFAAVTLAACSSAADKDIITMKGKRITVSQFYEKVKTNPQAQQVLLSMIISNVFENQYGDKVSADEVNKEYEAKAAQFGDSFANALSSAGLTTETYKAQLRTDKLVKYAIQQATEKELTDEVYKKAYDAYTPEVTARIIKLTDEAKAKEVLAAAQAQGADFAKLAKENSTDTATKDNGGEIKFDSTSTTVPAEVQKAVFALDAGQVGASVVSSVDMKTYKTSYYVVKLEAKTEKSAKWEDYKDKLKEIVLTQNQNNPTFVAKVLKEGLQSANVKVKDPAFQSLLSKYVTTEGSSSSSTQSSSSTQSSSSTQSSSSTKESSSSSGQ; this is encoded by the coding sequence ATGAAGAAAACTAAAAAGATTCTTGCAGGCGCAGCAACCCTTTTTGCGGCTGTAACACTTGCTGCTTGTTCAAGTGCAGCAGATAAAGACATTATTACCATGAAAGGAAAACGAATCACTGTATCTCAGTTTTATGAGAAGGTAAAAACAAATCCTCAGGCTCAACAAGTTTTGCTATCAATGATTATTAGTAATGTGTTTGAGAATCAATATGGTGATAAGGTTTCTGCTGATGAAGTCAATAAAGAATACGAAGCAAAGGCAGCGCAGTTTGGAGATTCATTTGCAAACGCTCTTTCTTCTGCCGGGCTAACGACAGAAACATATAAGGCACAATTGCGTACAGATAAGTTGGTTAAGTATGCTATCCAACAAGCGACTGAAAAAGAACTAACGGATGAAGTTTATAAAAAGGCTTATGACGCTTACACTCCGGAAGTTACTGCGCGTATCATCAAGTTGACAGATGAGGCTAAGGCAAAGGAAGTTTTAGCAGCAGCACAAGCTCAGGGAGCAGATTTTGCTAAGTTGGCGAAAGAAAATTCAACTGATACTGCTACGAAGGACAATGGTGGTGAAATTAAGTTTGATTCAACATCAACAACAGTCCCTGCTGAAGTCCAAAAAGCGGTTTTTGCTCTTGATGCAGGTCAGGTGGGTGCTTCAGTCGTTTCATCAGTTGATATGAAAACATATAAAACTAGCTACTATGTTGTGAAGTTAGAAGCTAAAACAGAAAAATCTGCTAAATGGGAAGATTACAAGGATAAGTTGAAAGAAATCGTTTTGACTCAAAACCAAAATAATCCGACCTTTGTTGCAAAAGTTTTGAAAGAAGGACTACAAAGTGCGAATGTTAAAGTGAAGGATCCTGCTTTCCAAAGCCTCCTTTCAAAATACGTGACAACAGAAGGAAGTAGTTCGTCATCAACTCAAAGTTCTTCGTCAACTCAAAGTTCTTCGTCAACTCAGAGTTCTTCATCAACAAAAGAATCTTCTAGTTCATCAGGTCAGTAA
- a CDS encoding LURP-one-related/scramblase family protein, with amino-acid sequence MKQFQVKQRFTFGGEKFEIRDNHERLAYQVEGSFLEIPKRFFITDAQGDKVCQITKAFLTFLPRFTIEMTNGHSFHVRKELTFFKDRYTVENLGLLLEGNIWDLHFRLRSSEGQLVAEISKELFHLTSHYKVIVMDDNYADLVISLVVALDYVEMMESTSS; translated from the coding sequence ATGAAACAATTCCAGGTGAAACAACGATTTACCTTTGGAGGTGAAAAGTTTGAGATTCGCGATAATCATGAACGACTTGCTTATCAGGTTGAGGGGAGTTTTCTTGAAATTCCCAAGCGTTTTTTTATAACCGATGCGCAAGGAGATAAAGTTTGCCAGATTACAAAGGCATTTTTGACCTTTTTACCCCGATTTACGATCGAAATGACCAACGGACATTCTTTCCATGTGCGTAAGGAATTGACTTTTTTCAAAGACCGTTATACAGTTGAGAATTTAGGTCTGCTACTAGAGGGGAATATTTGGGATTTACATTTTCGATTGAGAAGTTCGGAAGGTCAGCTGGTAGCTGAAATATCCAAGGAGCTTTTTCATCTGACTTCGCACTATAAAGTGATAGTCATGGATGATAATTACGCAGATTTGGTTATTTCCCTAGTCGTGGCCCTAGACTATGTCGAAATGATGGAAAGTACTTCCAGTTAG
- the alaS gene encoding alanine--tRNA ligase produces MKQLSSAQIRQMWLDFWKSKGHSVEPSANLVPVNDPTLLWINSGVATLKKYFDGSVIPENPRITNAQKSIRTNDIENVGKTARHHTMFEMLGNFSIGDYFRNEAIEWGFELLTSPEWFAFPKDKLYMTYYPDDKDSYNRWIALGVDPSHLIPLEDNFWEIGAGPSGPDTEIFFDRGTDFDPENIGIRLLEEDIENDRYIEIWNIVLSQFNADPALPRSEYQELPNKNIDTGAGLERLAAIFQGAKTNFETDLFLPIIREVEKISGKTYDPDGDNMSFKVIADHIRALSFAIGDGALPGNEGRGYVLRRLLRRASMHGQRLGITEPFLYKLVETVGHIMESYYPEVLEKREFIEKIVRSEEESFARTIHTGSQFAEQLMNKLATEGKTIIDGRDIFKLYDTYGFQVELTEELAENRGMTLDIPGFEAAMKEQQDRARASVVKGGSMGMQNETLAGITEESVFVYEANQLEASLSVLVADNARVDSLSSGEALLVFDKTPFYAEMGGQVADHGVILDEAGNILAEITDVQKAPNGQPLHTAQILAELVVGNRYTVAIDKQRRHRIMKNHTATHLLHAALHKIIGEHATQAGSLNDQELLRFDFTHFEAVTPEELRRIEEEVNEQIWQALPVITVETDLATAKEMGAMALFGEKYGKKVRVVTIGDYSVELCGGTHVGNTAEIGIFKILKEEGIGSGTRRIVAVTSREAFLTYRDQEDALKEVAATIKSPQIKEVPNKVASLQEQLRELQKENASLKEKAAAAAAGDVFKAVQEVNGIRYIASQVQVSDAGALRTFADNWKQRDYSDVLVLVAAINDKVNVLVASKAASIHAGNLIKVLAPIVAGRGGGKPDMAMAGGSDTSAIQTLLNSVAENL; encoded by the coding sequence ATGAAACAATTATCTTCTGCTCAAATTCGTCAAATGTGGTTGGATTTCTGGAAATCGAAAGGACACTCTGTTGAGCCATCTGCCAACCTTGTGCCTGTCAATGATCCAACTCTTCTTTGGATTAACTCAGGTGTAGCAACCTTGAAAAAATACTTTGATGGTTCTGTCATTCCTGAAAATCCACGGATTACCAATGCACAAAAATCTATCCGTACCAATGATATTGAAAACGTTGGTAAAACAGCACGTCATCACACCATGTTTGAAATGCTAGGAAATTTTTCAATTGGTGACTATTTCCGTAATGAAGCAATTGAGTGGGGATTTGAGCTTCTGACAAGTCCGGAGTGGTTTGCCTTTCCTAAGGATAAACTGTACATGACCTATTATCCAGATGATAAGGATTCATACAACCGTTGGATTGCTCTTGGAGTAGACCCAAGTCATTTGATCCCGCTAGAAGATAACTTCTGGGAAATCGGTGCCGGTCCTTCTGGTCCGGATACAGAAATCTTCTTTGACCGTGGAACAGACTTTGACCCTGAAAATATCGGTATTCGTCTTTTAGAAGAAGACATTGAAAATGACCGCTATATAGAGATTTGGAATATCGTTCTCTCACAATTTAACGCAGATCCAGCTCTTCCGCGTTCAGAGTATCAGGAATTGCCAAATAAAAACATTGATACGGGAGCCGGTTTGGAACGCTTAGCGGCTATTTTCCAAGGAGCTAAGACGAATTTTGAGACAGATCTGTTTTTGCCAATCATTCGTGAAGTAGAGAAAATATCTGGTAAGACTTATGATCCAGATGGTGATAACATGAGCTTTAAGGTCATCGCAGACCACATCCGTGCCTTGTCGTTTGCTATTGGGGATGGTGCTCTTCCGGGAAATGAAGGTCGTGGCTATGTTCTTCGTCGTCTGCTTCGCCGCGCTTCAATGCATGGTCAGCGTTTGGGAATCACTGAGCCATTCTTGTACAAGCTGGTCGAAACGGTGGGGCACATCATGGAAAGTTACTATCCAGAAGTGCTTGAAAAACGTGAATTTATTGAGAAAATTGTCAGGAGTGAGGAAGAGTCTTTTGCCCGCACGATTCATACAGGTTCACAATTTGCTGAACAGTTGATGAACAAGTTGGCGACAGAAGGAAAGACAATCATTGATGGTCGTGACATCTTCAAGCTTTATGATACCTATGGATTCCAAGTTGAGTTGACGGAAGAATTGGCTGAGAATCGTGGCATGACCCTTGACATTCCTGGCTTTGAAGCAGCTATGAAGGAGCAACAAGATCGTGCGCGTGCATCAGTTGTCAAGGGCGGCTCAATGGGTATGCAAAATGAAACCCTTGCAGGCATCACAGAAGAGTCTGTCTTTGTTTATGAAGCGAATCAACTAGAGGCTAGTTTATCTGTTCTTGTAGCGGATAATGCTCGCGTGGATAGCTTGTCTAGTGGTGAAGCCTTGTTAGTCTTTGATAAAACTCCTTTCTATGCAGAAATGGGCGGTCAGGTCGCAGACCACGGTGTTATTTTGGATGAAGCTGGTAATATCCTTGCTGAGATTACAGATGTTCAAAAAGCACCGAATGGACAACCGCTCCATACCGCCCAAATCCTGGCAGAATTAGTTGTAGGAAATCGCTACACAGTGGCTATTGATAAGCAGCGTCGTCACCGTATTATGAAGAACCACACCGCAACCCACTTGCTCCATGCAGCTCTTCATAAGATCATCGGCGAACATGCAACGCAGGCAGGCTCATTGAACGACCAAGAACTCCTACGATTTGACTTTACGCACTTTGAAGCGGTGACACCCGAAGAACTCCGGCGTATTGAAGAAGAAGTTAACGAGCAAATTTGGCAAGCTCTCCCAGTAATCACAGTTGAAACAGATCTTGCAACAGCTAAAGAAATGGGAGCAATGGCACTCTTTGGTGAGAAATATGGTAAGAAGGTTCGCGTTGTTACCATTGGCGATTATTCTGTTGAACTTTGTGGTGGTACTCATGTTGGCAATACCGCTGAAATCGGAATTTTCAAGATTTTGAAAGAAGAAGGAATTGGTTCAGGGACTCGTCGTATTGTAGCTGTAACGAGTCGAGAAGCCTTCTTGACATATCGTGACCAAGAAGATGCCTTAAAAGAAGTAGCAGCAACCATCAAATCTCCTCAAATCAAGGAGGTGCCAAATAAGGTAGCTAGTCTTCAAGAACAATTACGTGAATTGCAAAAGGAAAATGCTAGCCTAAAAGAAAAAGCAGCAGCAGCGGCAGCAGGTGATGTCTTCAAAGCTGTCCAAGAAGTAAATGGTATTCGCTACATTGCTAGCCAAGTCCAAGTTTCTGATGCAGGTGCTCTTCGTACTTTTGCAGACAACTGGAAACAAAGAGATTATTCCGATGTGCTTGTTCTTGTTGCGGCTATTAACGACAAGGTCAATGTTCTTGTGGCAAGTAAAGCAGCAT